The DNA window CAACTGATCTGCCATGGCGGAACAGCCCTTTGTTCGGCCCGCCGTCGACGCCGACGGTGCTGGCATTGCACGATTGATCGCCGCGGTATTTGGCGAATATGAGGGCTGCCCGTTCGTCCTTGCCGAGTTTCCCGAACTCGCGGCACCGGCCAGCCATTACGAGAAGCGAAACGGCCGACTGTTCGTCGCAGAAAACAAGGGCACCGTTGTCGGCTCGTTTGCCATATCCTCGCCGGACGGCGACAGCGTCTTCGAGATCAACAAGGTCTACCTCGACCGTGCACAACGCGGGTCGGGGCTGGCGCGGAAGCTTTATGCCATGGCGATCGAGGAGGTGATCCGGCGGGACGGCCGAACGCTGAAACTCTGGACCGATACGCGCTTTCTTGCCGGTCACCGCTTTTACGAAAAACTCGGTTTCGTCCGCCAGCCGGTCATCCGCTTCCTCGCCGACGCTACGGATGGCTGGGAATTCGCCTATCGGCTAGAACTCGATCGGTAAACGCCGCTTGCGCCGTCTGCCTGCTGTCATGTTTTGCCTTACACGCCATTTAGGTATGTCCGGCGACCTTGTCGGTCAGACGCCCGAGGCGTAGAAGCCGCGTCTTGGCCGCGTACCCGCTGCCTCGTCCGGAGATGTCATGCAGCCGTCGATGCGCCTTCACGCGGCGGGTGCCGCCCTCCTTGCCGTGCTCCTGTTCTCGGGACTGGACGCGTTGGTCAAGGCGACCACCTACGGCACGCCGCTGGCCTTGGTCGTGTTCCTGCGCTACGCGGCTGGCCTCATTTTTTCAACGAGTTCGGCGGCGGTACAAGGCCAACTCCGACTGAGCTGGGCGACCATCCGGCGCGCTGTCGGCCGTTCGCTGGCCGGTCTATGCTGCGCGGTGCTGTTCTTCGGCGCGCTCAAGTTGCTACCGCTCGCCCAGACCGTGGCCCTCACCTTCACATCGCCCTTCTTCATGGTTATGATTTCAGCGGCGATGCTTGGCGACCCGGTCACTCGCCGCTCGTTGTTTGCCGCCGCCTTCGGCTTTTTGGGCGTCGTCGTCATGCTGGCGGAAAAGTTGAGTTCGGAGGCGGGAAGCCCACTTGGCTTTGCCATGGCGCTCGCTTCGGCCGTTGCCTACGCCCTCTCCATGATCCTGTCGCGTCGCGATACCGCCCATGACAGCGTGCCGCAAATGATCCTGGTGCAGAACTTCATCAGCGCAATGGTCGTACTGCCGTTCGCCCTTTACTGGTACCAGCCGGTCCCCGGCCATATGTTGATGATGTTCCTGGCGATCGGCGCCCTTGGCACCGGCGGCAACTATGCCATCACCTGGGCCTACAAGCATGCGCCGGCGACTTTGCTCGGCCCGTTCGAGTTTACCGCGCTGATCTGGGCCGTCACCTTTGGCATGGTGTTCTTTGCCGAAGTGCCGAGCGCCCATACACTGCTGGGCGCCGTCATCATCATCGGTGCCTGCCTCGTCGTGGTCCAGCCGATCGCCGCCTCCGTTCGGCCTCGCGCGGACGATAGTTGTCCGTGAAATACCGGACCCGCCCTTGACAGACAGGCGGCGCGCGCCTATCTCCGGCCCGCTTAGCACTCGTCAGTGGCGAGTGCTAACAGCAACATTTTTCACCGTGGTCTGTGAGGCAAAAGCGCGCACACCACGGGCAATTTAGAAACGAGGAGCCGAACATGAAGTTCCGTCCCCTGCACGACCGCGTCGTCGTTCGCCGGCTGGAGTCCGAAGAGCGTACCACCGGTGGCATCATCATCCCCGACACCGCCAAGGAAAAGCCCCAGCAGGGCGAAGTCGTTGCCGTTGGCCCCGGCGCCCGCAACGAGAAGGGTGAACTCATCGCCCTCGACGTCAAGGCTGGCGACAAGGTGCTGTTCGGCAAGTGGTCGGGCACCGAAGTGAAGATCGACGGTCAGGACCTCCTGATCATGAAGGAATCCGACGTGATGGGCATCGTCGGCTGATTGTATCAGGCCGATCCGTCCTCCGTTAACCTCTCATTTCAAGGAAAAAATCCATGGCTGCCAAGGAAGTCAAATTCGGTTCCGACGCCCGCGAAAAGATGCTGCGCGGCGTGGACATTCTCGCTGATGCCGTCAAGGTCACGCTGGGTCCGAAGGGCCGCAACGTCGTGATCGACAAGTCCTTCGGCGCTCCGCGCATCACCAAGGACGGTGTGACGGTCGCCAAGGAAATCGAGCTTGCCGACAAGTTCGAGAACATGGGCGCCCAGATGGTCCGCGAAGTTGCTTCGAAGACCAACGACAAGGCTGGCGACGGTACCACCACCGCCACCGTTCTGGCCCAGGCCATCATCCGTGAGGGCGCCAAGGCGGTTGCCGCCGGCATGAACCCGATGGATCTCAAGCGCGGCATCGATCTCGCCATTGCCGAAGCCGTCAAGGATCTCAACGCCCGCTCGAAGAAGATCTCCACCTCGGCTGAAGTCGCCCAGGTTGGCACGATTTCCGCCAATGGCGAAGTCGAGATCGGCCAGATGATCGCCGACGCCATGCAGAAGGTCGGCAACGAGGGTGTCATCACCGTCGAGGAAGCCAAGACCGCCGAGACCGAGCTCGAAGTCGTCGAAGGCATGCAGTTCGACCGTGGCTACCTCAGCCCGTATTTCGTGACCAATGCCGAGAAGATGGTCGCCGATCTCGACGATCCGTACATTCTCATCCACGAGAAGAAGCTCTCCAACCTCCAGGCCCTGCTGCCAGTGCTCGAGGCTGTCGTCCAGTCGTCGCGTCCGCTGCTGATCGTTGCCGAGGACGTCGAAGGCGAGGCGCTTGCCACGCTCGTCGTCAATAAGCTGCGTGGCGGCCTGAAGATCGCCGCCGTCAAGGCGCCGGGCTTCGGCGACCGTCGCAAGGCCATGCTTGAGGACATCGCCATCCTGACCGGCGGTCAGGTGATCTCCGAAGACCTCGGCATCAAGCTCGAGAACGTCACGCTCGCCATGCTCGGCCATGCCAAGCGCGTGTCGATCTCCAAGGAGAACACCACGCTCGTTGACGGCGCTGGCGCCAAGGCCGACATCGAGGCTCGCGTTGCCCAGATCAAGGCGCAGATCGAGGAGACCACCTCGGACTACGACCGTGAGAAGCTGCAGGAGCGTCTCGCCAAGCTGGCCGGCGGCGTTGCCGTCATCCGCGTTGGTGGTTCGACCGAAGTCGAAGTCAAGGAAAAGAAGGATCGCGTCGACGACGCGCTCAACGCCACTCGCGCCGCTGTTGAAGCCGGCATCGTTCCGGGCGGTGGTACCGCGCTGCTGCGCGCCAAGAACGCCGTTGCCAAGCTCAAGTCCGACAACCTGGACATCGAGCGCGGCATCAAGATCGTTCTCGCTGCTCTCGAGTCGCCGATCCGTCAGATCGCCGTCAACGCTGGCGTCGAAGGCTCGGTCGTCGTCTCCAAGGTGCTCGAGAAGGGTGAAACCTTCGGTTTCGACGCCCAGAACGAGACCTATGTCGACATGATCAAGGCCGGCATCATCGATCCGACCAAGGTTGTGCGCACCGCTCTGCAGAACGCCGGCTCGGTCGCCGGCCTGCTGGTCACCACCGAAGCGATGGTAGCCGAGCTGCCGCGCAAGGAATCCGCTCCGGCCATGCCGGGCGGCGGCATGGGCGGCATGGACTTCTGATCTAGAAGATCTGAAGTCCATAAAGCAGAAACGATCGACGGGGCGTCGCGACAGCGGCGCCCTTTCTTTTTGTCCTGCTTTGGCTTGTCTTACAAAAGCTTCATCCGCTCCGCCGCAATGTCGCCGCGATCAGGCCGTGCTGTCGAGCCTGAGAAAATTCGAAACTTCCTTGCTGTGGCGAACGAATTTCATTGTTTCAGCAGCAGGATTCTGTGTCACTTCAACGAACCATCCGCCGTTCCGGGGATACCTGATGAAAGCACTCCTAGCGACGCTCGCACTGGCTTGGCGCCTCGCCGTTCCCTATTTCAAGGAAAAGCAAAAAGGCGACCTCGCCTTCCGATGGTTCAAAGTTCGCTTGCAAGAACGTTGGATCGCTCTCAGCCTTCTCGGCATTATCCTGGCGATCAACGTTGCCCAAGTCTATCTCAACGTCCAGTACAACGCTTGGTACAATCGCTTCTATACGGCGATGCAGGACCGCAACGGACCTACTTTCTGGACCGAACTTGGCTTCTTCACCATTATCGCCTTCTTGATGATTGCTTCGGGCGTGGTCGAAATCTACCTCACCAGTTGGCTGCGTATCCGCTGGCGGGATTGGATGACCCAACGCTTCATCAATCGTTGGTTGGCCAACTCAAACCACTATCGCCTCGCGACGAGCTATGGGAAGACCGACAACCCCGATCAGCGCATAGCCGAAGACATCAGCGATTTCATAACCACCACCCTCAGCATCTTCGTACAGATCTTCAACACTGTCCTGACGCTCTATGCCTTCAGTAGGGTATTATGGGCTATATCCTCGGCTTTCCCCTATTCGATCGGTAGTTTCAACTTTTCGACCATTCCCGGCTACCTGGTTTGGGCTGCAATTCTCTATTCGATCTTCGGTACCTATCTCACCCATCTCATTGGGCGGCCACTGATCAAGCTGAATTTCCAGCAACAGCATTTCGAAGCTGACTTCCGCTATTCCATGATGCGGCTTCGCGAAAATTCCGAGGAGATCGCACTTCT is part of the Pleomorphomonas sp. PLEO genome and encodes:
- a CDS encoding DMT family transporter, which gives rise to MQPSMRLHAAGAALLAVLLFSGLDALVKATTYGTPLALVVFLRYAAGLIFSTSSAAVQGQLRLSWATIRRAVGRSLAGLCCAVLFFGALKLLPLAQTVALTFTSPFFMVMISAAMLGDPVTRRSLFAAAFGFLGVVVMLAEKLSSEAGSPLGFAMALASAVAYALSMILSRRDTAHDSVPQMILVQNFISAMVVLPFALYWYQPVPGHMLMMFLAIGALGTGGNYAITWAYKHAPATLLGPFEFTALIWAVTFGMVFFAEVPSAHTLLGAVIIIGACLVVVQPIAASVRPRADDSCP
- the groL gene encoding chaperonin GroEL (60 kDa chaperone family; promotes refolding of misfolded polypeptides especially under stressful conditions; forms two stacked rings of heptamers to form a barrel-shaped 14mer; ends can be capped by GroES; misfolded proteins enter the barrel where they are refolded when GroES binds) — translated: MAAKEVKFGSDAREKMLRGVDILADAVKVTLGPKGRNVVIDKSFGAPRITKDGVTVAKEIELADKFENMGAQMVREVASKTNDKAGDGTTTATVLAQAIIREGAKAVAAGMNPMDLKRGIDLAIAEAVKDLNARSKKISTSAEVAQVGTISANGEVEIGQMIADAMQKVGNEGVITVEEAKTAETELEVVEGMQFDRGYLSPYFVTNAEKMVADLDDPYILIHEKKLSNLQALLPVLEAVVQSSRPLLIVAEDVEGEALATLVVNKLRGGLKIAAVKAPGFGDRRKAMLEDIAILTGGQVISEDLGIKLENVTLAMLGHAKRVSISKENTTLVDGAGAKADIEARVAQIKAQIEETTSDYDREKLQERLAKLAGGVAVIRVGGSTEVEVKEKKDRVDDALNATRAAVEAGIVPGGGTALLRAKNAVAKLKSDNLDIERGIKIVLAALESPIRQIAVNAGVEGSVVVSKVLEKGETFGFDAQNETYVDMIKAGIIDPTKVVRTALQNAGSVAGLLVTTEAMVAELPRKESAPAMPGGGMGGMDF
- a CDS encoding N-acetyltransferase family protein, which produces MAEQPFVRPAVDADGAGIARLIAAVFGEYEGCPFVLAEFPELAAPASHYEKRNGRLFVAENKGTVVGSFAISSPDGDSVFEINKVYLDRAQRGSGLARKLYAMAIEEVIRRDGRTLKLWTDTRFLAGHRFYEKLGFVRQPVIRFLADATDGWEFAYRLELDR
- the groES gene encoding co-chaperone GroES — translated: MKFRPLHDRVVVRRLESEERTTGGIIIPDTAKEKPQQGEVVAVGPGARNEKGELIALDVKAGDKVLFGKWSGTEVKIDGQDLLIMKESDVMGIVG